From Leptolyngbya sp. 'hensonii', the proteins below share one genomic window:
- a CDS encoding N-acetylmuramoyl-L-alanine amidase, giving the protein MKTVQAAPSLFVAYPPNNHETTASRIFLIGTAPPQQPVLVNGQPIPRSAAGHFAPSFPLKLGDNLFILSSGSQDLALKVIRQSTAPVLPQGLGFAPDSLMPSVDLARLPGEVLCFSAIAPVNGTVAVRLGSLTLPLKPQAQTVNLPPNSAVLTQQEHPAVTVTPGKYQGCTRMASPGQLGQPEYQLTIEGKTVTQVAAGNVEVLAPEQFEVIEVTAENGVARTGPSTDYSRLTPLPQGTQSTVTAREGTWVRLDYGGWINRKEIRTLPGTAPPISLIRGVRAQAIPGWTEIRFPLQVPVPVSVNQDDRSFTLTLHNTTAQTDTIRLDDGPLIARLDWQQRTPDQLQYTFQLKPRQQWGYKLRYEGTSLVLSLRHGPELRGGGKGPLTGTKILLDPGHGSANDLGARGPTGYPEKDVTLMMAKRLRQQLVNRGATVILTREGDEDLFPQDRVVMIQNLEPTIALSLHYNALPDEGDALKTKGVGTFWYHPQSHSLAVALHNHLTQQLNRPSYGVFWNNLALTRPAVAPSVLLELGFMINPDEFEWIIDPQEQQKLAVALADGIVRWFQDSPAKI; this is encoded by the coding sequence ATGAAGACTGTTCAGGCTGCTCCATCTCTATTTGTAGCCTATCCTCCCAATAACCATGAAACGACAGCCAGCCGGATTTTTCTCATTGGTACGGCTCCGCCCCAGCAACCGGTTCTGGTGAATGGTCAGCCCATTCCCCGTAGTGCGGCTGGTCACTTTGCCCCCAGTTTTCCTCTGAAACTGGGAGATAATCTGTTCATCCTCAGTTCTGGCAGCCAGGATCTGGCGTTGAAGGTGATTCGTCAGTCCACTGCTCCTGTGTTACCCCAGGGATTGGGATTTGCTCCGGATTCCCTGATGCCATCGGTGGATCTGGCCCGTCTGCCTGGGGAAGTGCTGTGTTTCAGTGCGATCGCGCCGGTTAATGGAACGGTGGCCGTGCGTCTGGGTAGCCTGACCCTGCCGTTGAAGCCCCAAGCTCAGACGGTTAACCTGCCGCCAAACTCTGCCGTGCTCACCCAGCAGGAGCACCCTGCCGTTACAGTCACCCCAGGGAAGTACCAGGGCTGTACCCGCATGGCAAGTCCCGGTCAGTTGGGACAGCCGGAGTATCAACTGACGATCGAGGGCAAGACCGTGACTCAAGTCGCTGCTGGAAATGTGGAAGTTCTGGCTCCAGAACAATTTGAAGTCATTGAGGTCACGGCAGAGAATGGGGTGGCCCGCACCGGCCCCAGTACGGATTATTCCCGTCTGACACCCCTACCCCAAGGGACTCAGTCTACGGTCACTGCCAGGGAGGGAACCTGGGTGCGATTGGATTACGGCGGCTGGATTAACCGCAAGGAGATCCGCACTCTGCCAGGAACTGCGCCACCGATCTCCCTGATTCGTGGTGTGCGAGCCCAGGCCATCCCTGGCTGGACTGAAATCCGGTTTCCTCTCCAGGTGCCTGTCCCTGTCAGCGTCAACCAGGACGATCGCAGTTTTACCCTCACCCTCCATAACACCACAGCTCAGACCGATACCATTCGCCTGGATGACGGTCCCCTGATTGCCCGCCTGGACTGGCAGCAACGGACTCCGGATCAATTGCAGTACACTTTCCAGTTGAAACCCCGACAACAGTGGGGCTACAAACTGCGCTACGAGGGCACCAGCCTGGTCCTGTCTCTGCGGCATGGCCCAGAATTACGGGGAGGCGGCAAGGGGCCACTCACAGGAACCAAAATTCTGCTGGATCCAGGGCATGGCAGTGCCAATGACCTGGGGGCCAGGGGACCTACAGGCTATCCGGAAAAGGATGTGACCCTGATGATGGCAAAGCGGCTGCGACAGCAGTTGGTTAACCGAGGGGCGACGGTGATCCTGACCCGCGAGGGGGATGAGGATTTGTTCCCGCAGGATCGGGTGGTGATGATCCAGAATCTGGAACCCACGATCGCCCTCAGCCTTCACTACAACGCCCTGCCCGACGAGGGAGATGCCCTCAAAACCAAAGGTGTGGGCACCTTCTGGTATCATCCTCAGTCTCACAGTCTGGCGGTGGCGCTGCACAATCACCTGACACAACAGTTAAACCGTCCTTCCTATGGCGTGTTCTGGAATAATCTGGCCCTGACCCGTCCAGCGGTAGCTCCTTCAGTGTTGCTGGAACTGGGGTTTATGATTAACCCGGATGAGTTTGAGTGGATCATCGATCCTCAGGAGCAGCAGAAACTGGCGGTGGCCCTGGCTGATGGGATTGTGCGGTGGTTTCAGGATAGCCCAGCTAAAATCTGA
- a CDS encoding aspartyl protease — MVHAAENSMGKIITTLTVTNRFDEALATNHYITASQVRSITLNNVLVDSGATTLCLPADIIATLGLELLKEVEVETARGISRARVFQDAKISCLGREGTFECLELPAGRNPLLGVIPLEALGLELDLQRQKLRLLPIGPSETYLTILCT, encoded by the coding sequence ATGGTACATGCTGCCGAGAATTCCATGGGCAAAATCATCACAACTTTAACCGTGACCAATCGTTTTGATGAAGCTTTAGCTACGAACCACTACATTACGGCCAGCCAAGTCCGCTCTATCACGCTGAACAACGTGCTGGTGGACAGCGGAGCCACCACCCTCTGCCTGCCCGCTGATATCATCGCCACCCTGGGCCTGGAGCTGTTGAAAGAAGTAGAAGTGGAAACAGCCAGAGGCATCAGTCGAGCGCGAGTGTTTCAGGATGCCAAAATTTCCTGTCTGGGACGGGAAGGCACCTTCGAATGTCTGGAGTTACCTGCAGGCAGAAATCCCCTCCTGGGTGTGATTCCTCTGGAAGCCCTGGGCCTGGAACTGGATTTGCAACGACAAAAATTGCGGCTATTGCCGATCGGTCCTTCCGAAACCTATCTGACCATTTTGTGTACCTGA
- a CDS encoding B12-binding domain-containing radical SAM protein has protein sequence MRALLIYPLFPKTLWSYEKILELVDRKVLLPPLGLITVAAILPQDWEFRLVDRNVRSVTEEEWAWADIVIFSGMIVQKEDMIAQVQEAKRRGKRVAVGGPYPTSIPADMEMAGADFLILDEGEITLPMFVAALERGESRGVFTANGEKPDVTTTPIPRYDLLEMAVYDSMSVQFSRGCPFQCEFCDIIVLYGRKPRTKNPSQLIAELQCLYDLGWRGGVFMVDDNFIGNKRNVKLLLKELQVWQREHQYPFRFDTEASLDLAEDDEMIDLMLACNFAAVFMGIETPDQDSLSLTKKFQNTRSPLLESIDKVTRAGLRVMAGFIIGFDGEKSGAGQRIAEFAELTAIPTTTFSMLQALPHTALWHRLKKEGRLWAEDSLLNQTSLMNFVPTRPVEEIAREYVEAFCQLYEPVQYLDRVYRYFLKLGAPRVQPAPKWPEWVMVRALLLVCWRQGVVRNTRWKFWHHLAHILIANPKVAEQYLSVCAHNEHFLEYREIVRQQVEAQLAAYHQAQAQEAQQLAPVKVTV, from the coding sequence GCGGCAATTTTACCTCAGGACTGGGAGTTCAGGCTGGTCGATCGCAATGTGCGATCGGTGACGGAGGAAGAATGGGCCTGGGCTGATATCGTCATCTTCTCCGGCATGATTGTTCAGAAGGAAGACATGATTGCCCAGGTACAGGAAGCAAAGCGACGGGGTAAGCGGGTAGCTGTAGGCGGCCCATATCCCACCTCTATTCCTGCGGATATGGAGATGGCTGGGGCAGATTTTCTGATTCTGGATGAGGGGGAAATCACCTTGCCAATGTTTGTGGCAGCCCTGGAGCGCGGTGAAAGCCGGGGCGTCTTTACGGCCAATGGGGAGAAACCCGATGTCACCACGACGCCCATTCCTCGCTACGATTTGCTGGAAATGGCTGTCTACGACTCAATGTCGGTGCAATTTTCCCGAGGCTGCCCCTTCCAGTGCGAATTCTGCGACATTATTGTGCTTTATGGGCGCAAACCCCGAACTAAAAATCCATCCCAACTGATTGCCGAACTGCAGTGCCTGTATGATTTGGGCTGGCGTGGTGGCGTCTTTATGGTGGATGACAACTTCATTGGCAATAAGCGAAATGTCAAGCTGCTGCTGAAGGAATTGCAAGTCTGGCAGCGGGAGCACCAGTATCCCTTCCGATTTGACACAGAAGCCTCCCTGGATCTGGCTGAAGACGATGAGATGATTGATCTGATGCTGGCCTGCAACTTTGCAGCCGTGTTTATGGGGATCGAAACGCCGGATCAGGATAGTCTCTCTCTGACCAAGAAGTTTCAAAATACCCGCTCTCCCTTGCTGGAGTCGATCGACAAGGTGACCCGAGCGGGATTGCGCGTGATGGCCGGATTCATCATCGGCTTTGATGGGGAGAAGTCGGGGGCTGGTCAACGGATTGCGGAGTTTGCTGAACTGACGGCCATCCCTACCACCACGTTCTCCATGTTGCAGGCCCTGCCCCATACGGCCCTCTGGCATCGGCTCAAGAAAGAGGGGCGGCTGTGGGCTGAGGATAGTCTGCTGAATCAGACGAGTTTGATGAACTTTGTCCCAACTCGACCGGTGGAAGAAATTGCTCGGGAGTATGTGGAGGCGTTTTGCCAGCTCTATGAGCCGGTGCAGTATCTCGATCGGGTCTATCGCTATTTCTTGAAGCTGGGGGCACCCAGAGTCCAGCCTGCACCTAAGTGGCCAGAATGGGTGATGGTGCGGGCCTTGCTGCTGGTGTGCTGGCGGCAGGGGGTGGTGCGGAACACCCGCTGGAAGTTCTGGCATCATCTGGCCCATATTCTAATTGCCAACCCGAAGGTTGCCGAACAATATCTATCTGTTTGTGCCCATAATGAGCATTTCCTCGAATATCGAGAAATTGTGAGGCAGCAGGTTGAGGCCCAACTGGCTGCTTATCATCAGGCGCAAGCCCAAGAGGCCCAACAGCTTGCTCCCGTGAAAGTGACCGTTTAG